A stretch of the Balneola vulgaris DSM 17893 genome encodes the following:
- the mgtE gene encoding magnesium transporter: MFNGSGMLVQLIKPEFEELIQAKDWVGLKDVLSDVPPVDIADLLVELDGDIAVVIFRLLKKPIAADVFSYLPSNKGVELLELFNKQQLSDVMVNLEPDEQVALMEELPGHLTQRVMNSMNLEDQKQVKKLLGYPEDSIGRLMTPRYVRIKSDWTIERSMKHIRKYAEVAETLNRIYVVDDNEFLIDDLRLTEFILADPEDVVESIMDRSFEALMAYEDQEEAVKMFAKYDRVALPVVDTDGILVGIVTVDDIIDVAEEETTEDMQKMAGMDALDDYYSQTSIFGLVKKRIGWLIVLFVGQILTALTMSGYEEILKQIVLLSYFVPLLIASGGNSGSQAATLIIRALATDDIKSDGWRKVLSREVLSGLLLGTLLGILGFITLIAWGLIGGDPLNQELILKASVVGSSLLLIVLFGNITGAMLPFLLSKVGLDPAVSSAPFVATLVDVSGIIIYFSIAVFLLSGILL, from the coding sequence ATGTTCAACGGATCAGGAATGCTCGTGCAGCTAATAAAACCAGAATTTGAAGAGCTTATCCAAGCTAAAGATTGGGTAGGCCTAAAGGACGTACTCTCAGACGTTCCTCCTGTAGATATCGCTGATTTATTAGTTGAGCTAGATGGCGATATCGCGGTAGTTATTTTCCGACTCCTCAAAAAACCAATTGCCGCCGACGTTTTTTCGTACTTGCCTTCCAATAAAGGTGTGGAGTTGCTTGAGCTTTTTAACAAGCAACAGCTGAGTGATGTAATGGTAAACCTTGAGCCTGATGAGCAAGTGGCTCTGATGGAAGAATTGCCAGGGCACTTAACTCAGCGTGTAATGAATTCCATGAACTTGGAAGATCAGAAACAGGTGAAGAAGCTACTGGGCTATCCGGAAGATAGCATTGGTCGTTTGATGACTCCTCGCTATGTGCGGATTAAGTCTGACTGGACGATTGAACGTAGCATGAAGCACATCCGTAAGTATGCAGAAGTAGCCGAGACCTTAAACCGTATTTATGTAGTAGACGACAATGAGTTTTTGATTGATGATCTTCGGTTAACAGAATTTATTTTAGCCGATCCCGAAGATGTTGTTGAGTCTATCATGGACCGTTCTTTTGAAGCATTGATGGCTTATGAAGATCAGGAGGAAGCCGTAAAGATGTTTGCAAAGTACGATCGTGTGGCTCTTCCCGTAGTGGATACCGATGGTATCTTAGTGGGTATAGTAACGGTTGATGATATCATTGATGTTGCTGAAGAAGAGACTACCGAGGATATGCAGAAGATGGCCGGTATGGATGCACTGGATGATTACTATTCGCAGACGTCCATTTTTGGTTTAGTGAAGAAAAGAATTGGCTGGTTGATCGTTTTATTTGTTGGGCAGATTTTAACGGCCTTAACGATGAGTGGGTATGAAGAAATACTTAAACAAATTGTACTCTTATCTTATTTCGTGCCTCTTCTTATTGCCAGTGGAGGGAACTCAGGCTCACAAGCTGCAACCCTAATTATTCGTGCTTTAGCTACCGACGATATTAAATCAGATGGGTGGAGGAAAGTGCTTTCTCGAGAAGTACTCTCTGGTTTATTGCTAGGTACACTCTTGGGCATACTGGGCTTTATCACACTCATAGCATGGGGATTAATTGGTGGCGACCCTTTAAATCAAGAACTGATACTGAAAGCTTCAGTAGTAGGTTCAAGTTTATTACTCATTGTTCTTTTTGGGAATATCACTGGAGCAATGTTACCTTTCCTATTATCGAAAGTAGGTTTGGATCCCGCCGTTTCCTCGGCTCCTTTTGTAGCAACTTTAGTGGACGTAAGTGGGATAATTATTTACTTTTCGATTGCAGTGTTTTTACTAAGTGGAATTTTACTTTAA
- the trkA gene encoding Trk system potassium transporter TrkA, with translation MKIIIIGAGEIGYDLASVLSKEKHDVIVLDREKECLSKASDTLDVLVKEGNATSAKDLADAGVSDADIVIAVTSVDEVNMIASMISKKLGAKMVIARVRNDEFSHRNSPLKATDLGIDVMIHPELSAAHEIAQLLRRSAASDVINLAEDKMQLVGIRLDRNSPLIGKTLIDYASEHSDITFRIVAIARRGLTLMPRGPVRLQTFDQVFILAKTEDIPAIIETTGKNETELNRIMIAGGSAIGSMIARLLCGDQKKNWSIKLIEPDYDTAEELAIELKNAMILHGNPTDPDLLAAEGITDMDAFIAVTDDEESNIISCLMAKHLDVKKTVALVSKPDFIPLSQTIGLDAVVNKKVAASNEIHRYVRSGQVISVTELRGIKAEVIELLVSEKSKVIGKQIQKLKLPEGCIIGGILCNGSVEIATGTTVINANDRVMVFCLPDAIDKVTKLFSNA, from the coding sequence TTGAAGATCATTATAATTGGTGCCGGAGAAATTGGTTATGACCTGGCTAGCGTACTTTCAAAAGAAAAACACGATGTCATTGTCTTAGATCGTGAGAAAGAATGCCTATCAAAAGCATCGGATACCTTAGACGTTTTAGTTAAAGAAGGAAATGCGACATCCGCTAAAGATTTAGCCGATGCTGGAGTTTCAGATGCCGATATTGTTATTGCCGTAACCAGTGTTGATGAGGTAAATATGATTGCCTCAATGATCAGTAAAAAACTGGGTGCTAAGATGGTAATTGCTCGAGTGCGTAATGATGAATTTTCGCACCGCAATTCGCCTCTAAAAGCAACCGATTTAGGCATTGATGTGATGATTCACCCTGAATTGAGTGCCGCTCATGAAATTGCTCAACTGCTAAGACGCTCGGCTGCTAGTGATGTTATCAACCTGGCCGAAGATAAAATGCAGTTAGTGGGAATTCGTTTAGATCGCAACTCCCCTCTTATCGGCAAAACCCTTATCGATTATGCCTCAGAGCATTCAGATATCACCTTTCGTATTGTTGCTATTGCCCGTCGTGGACTAACTTTGATGCCACGTGGTCCAGTTCGTCTACAAACCTTTGATCAGGTATTCATACTGGCTAAAACCGAAGATATTCCTGCAATTATTGAGACTACTGGAAAGAATGAGACGGAGCTGAATCGAATTATGATTGCAGGTGGTTCAGCCATTGGTTCTATGATTGCTCGTCTATTATGTGGCGATCAGAAGAAAAATTGGTCAATTAAGCTCATCGAACCAGATTACGATACGGCTGAAGAACTCGCTATTGAACTTAAAAATGCCATGATTCTTCATGGTAACCCAACGGATCCCGATTTACTTGCTGCTGAAGGGATTACAGATATGGATGCTTTTATAGCTGTAACCGATGATGAGGAATCCAACATCATTTCCTGCCTAATGGCAAAGCACTTAGATGTTAAAAAGACCGTGGCCTTAGTTTCAAAGCCCGATTTCATTCCTCTAAGTCAAACCATTGGGCTAGATGCAGTTGTTAACAAAAAAGTAGCCGCATCCAACGAAATTCACCGATATGTACGCAGTGGACAGGTAATTTCAGTTACTGAACTTCGGGGTATCAAAGCCGAAGTGATAGAACTACTGGTTTCAGAAAAGTCTAAAGTAATTGGAAAACAGATTCAAAAATTGAAGCTTCCTGAAGGATGTATCATTGGTGGAATTCTGTGTAATGGATCGGTTGAAATTGCCACAGGTACCACAGTAATTAATGCAAACGATCGTGTTATGGTGTTCTGTTTACCTGATGCTATCGATAAAGTAACTAAGCTCTTTAGTAATGCCTAA
- the fabG gene encoding 3-oxoacyl-[acyl-carrier-protein] reductase → MGLSLEGKVCLVTGGSRGIGRSIALRLAEFGADVIITYARSADAANEVVAEMEAKGSKVKAMQADAVNLAQAEEVIASITEEFGKIDVIVNNAGITKDNLILRMTEEQWDDVITTNLKSVFNYSKAAAKPMMRNRGGSIINISSVVGISGNAGQTNYSASKAGIIGFTKSYAKELASRGIRANVIAPGYILTDMTDQLDEKVLEGIKAETPLGRAGNADEVADAVVFLASDMSTYITGETIRVDGGMAM, encoded by the coding sequence ATGGGTTTATCATTAGAAGGAAAAGTATGCTTAGTAACAGGTGGTAGCCGTGGCATTGGCCGCTCTATCGCGCTTCGTTTAGCTGAATTTGGTGCAGATGTAATTATCACCTATGCTCGCTCGGCCGACGCTGCTAATGAAGTAGTTGCTGAAATGGAAGCAAAGGGAAGTAAAGTAAAAGCGATGCAAGCTGATGCTGTGAATCTCGCTCAAGCCGAAGAAGTAATTGCAAGTATTACTGAAGAGTTTGGTAAAATCGATGTGATTGTAAACAATGCAGGCATCACAAAAGACAACCTGATTTTACGCATGACCGAAGAGCAGTGGGATGATGTAATCACCACAAACCTTAAGAGTGTATTTAACTATTCGAAGGCAGCAGCAAAGCCAATGATGAGAAATCGTGGCGGATCAATAATCAATATTAGTTCGGTTGTTGGAATCTCAGGAAATGCTGGCCAAACAAATTATTCTGCATCAAAAGCAGGTATAATCGGCTTTACAAAGTCGTACGCGAAAGAATTGGCATCTAGAGGAATTCGTGCAAATGTAATTGCTCCGGGTTACATTCTAACCGATATGACTGATCAACTAGATGAAAAAGTATTAGAGGGAATAAAAGCAGAAACGCCATTAGGCCGTGCGGGTAATGCCGACGAAGTGGCCGATGCGGTTGTGTTTTTAGCTTCCGATATGAGTACGTATATCACCGGAGAAACCATCCGAGTTGATGGCGGAATGGCAATGTAA
- the rnc gene encoding ribonuclease III — MPSWLRRLFKKNEVQLDSDVTQRLKAIERIIGFTIDDPSLFLKAVRHRSTLSQEQYASHDSYERLEFLGDAVLDLIAAEILFEKFPKKDEGFLTKTRAKLVKGDTLAKFSEHLGIDKILEVGERSPKSDVSKSILADVFESLIAAIYITKGYEKAFHFVSNVIEKQVNFDKLVNTLDNYKSALLELTQAEKKSLPKYKLVSESGPGHDKIFEIKVIVDDIELGVGKGRSKKKAEQEAARMALKTLEHIHN, encoded by the coding sequence ATGCCTTCTTGGTTACGACGCTTATTTAAGAAGAACGAAGTTCAGTTAGATTCGGATGTAACACAACGGCTAAAAGCTATTGAAAGGATCATCGGTTTTACAATCGATGATCCTTCTTTATTTTTAAAAGCGGTTCGTCACCGTTCCACTCTTTCCCAAGAGCAATATGCCTCTCACGACTCTTATGAAAGACTTGAATTCTTGGGTGATGCGGTACTCGATTTAATTGCCGCTGAAATCCTATTCGAAAAATTCCCCAAAAAAGACGAAGGGTTTTTAACAAAAACGCGTGCTAAACTCGTTAAAGGCGATACTTTAGCGAAGTTCTCAGAACACTTAGGCATCGATAAGATTTTAGAAGTAGGCGAGCGTAGCCCTAAATCGGATGTATCTAAAAGTATATTAGCCGATGTATTTGAGTCGCTAATTGCCGCAATTTATATCACAAAAGGTTATGAAAAAGCCTTCCACTTCGTTTCCAATGTAATTGAGAAACAAGTGAACTTTGATAAGCTTGTAAACACGCTCGACAACTATAAGAGTGCGCTTCTGGAGCTAACCCAAGCGGAAAAGAAAAGCCTACCTAAATATAAACTCGTGTCTGAATCGGGACCGGGTCATGATAAGATCTTTGAGATCAAAGTTATTGTGGATGATATCGAACTGGGTGTAGGTAAAGGCAGAAGCAAGAAAAAGGCCGAACAAGAAGCGGCAAGAATGGCTTTAAAAACTCTTGAACACATCCATAACTGA
- a CDS encoding dihydrofolate reductase yields MILTIVVAHDPNLVIGKEGGLPWRYPEDLKHFKKTTLGGTMIMGRGVFEELNEIPLPGRKNIVLSTTKTYDNIDTFTSLEAALESLNEEEVFIIGGGVLYRQAIKMADKMVVTQIKKEYDGDTYFPEYRNEVGKVWLEVSRDETDDLIFLEYKRAEL; encoded by the coding sequence ATGATTTTAACCATAGTTGTTGCCCACGATCCAAATCTAGTGATTGGGAAAGAGGGAGGCTTACCTTGGCGTTATCCTGAAGACTTAAAGCACTTCAAGAAAACAACCCTTGGTGGCACTATGATTATGGGTAGAGGGGTATTTGAAGAGCTAAACGAAATCCCATTACCCGGCCGTAAGAACATCGTGTTGTCTACAACTAAGACCTATGATAACATAGACACCTTTACGTCCTTAGAAGCCGCGCTAGAGTCTTTAAATGAAGAGGAAGTGTTCATCATTGGAGGCGGAGTGCTTTATAGACAGGCCATTAAGATGGCAGATAAAATGGTAGTGACGCAAATCAAGAAAGAGTATGACGGCGATACCTATTTCCCCGAATATAGAAATGAAGTAGGAAAAGTTTGGTTGGAAGTGAGTCGTGATGAAACCGACGACTTAATTTTTCTAGAGTATAAAAGAGCCGAGTTATAA
- a CDS encoding serine hydrolase domain-containing protein, translated as MPKLVRLIGLLFVVVSMSSPMILAQQNAEFSMMEIEQATLEILKGTDEVEVKEFVAKYRSINSNLSEDAFQQRVTQVRTTLRPYLGGVGISGSPEGLTFEFSSDKGSKNLVLLIDGKGILNMEVLEPKPLPVVTEENIHSVIDDLEAQGVSGLLFARKRGEEIIARPFGYANASLGIKNNRNTIFGTGSRPIDYTVAAILLLDQQGKLNVEDPITSFYENVPDDKKSMTVQHLMTGRSGLPDFFDIESDWDADLAWIDRETAEQRLLNISLIFEPGTSREHSHAAFGLLAAIIERLSGMSYYAFIREHFLDPAGMSRTGEYGEHRGLALEDFAVGGGPEIVGIPNIPPNWGPTSWLIKGSGGMYSTLDDLRKFYDYVLSGKVLDKEHQRRFLGESIQLDGSMRGFELFSIHAPQKDTELYLFLNNIVDMGMMRDYMRALEKMVMSDGE; from the coding sequence ATGCCAAAACTTGTCCGCTTAATAGGTTTATTGTTTGTAGTAGTTAGTATGAGTTCGCCTATGATATTGGCTCAACAAAATGCAGAATTCAGTATGATGGAGATTGAACAAGCTACTCTAGAGATACTTAAAGGAACGGATGAAGTAGAGGTGAAAGAATTCGTAGCTAAGTACCGTTCTATTAATTCAAATTTGTCGGAAGATGCCTTTCAACAACGCGTGACCCAAGTTCGCACAACTCTTCGGCCATACTTAGGGGGTGTTGGTATTTCAGGAAGTCCTGAAGGGTTAACCTTCGAATTTTCGAGTGATAAAGGATCAAAGAATTTAGTATTGCTCATAGACGGAAAAGGAATTCTGAATATGGAAGTGCTTGAGCCAAAGCCCTTACCGGTTGTTACCGAGGAAAATATTCATAGTGTAATAGATGACTTGGAAGCGCAAGGGGTATCGGGACTTCTATTTGCTCGTAAAAGGGGAGAAGAGATTATTGCGCGACCTTTTGGTTACGCGAATGCTTCTTTAGGAATAAAAAATAATAGAAATACCATTTTTGGAACGGGTTCTCGTCCCATCGACTATACCGTTGCTGCCATTTTATTGCTCGACCAACAGGGTAAATTAAATGTAGAAGACCCAATTACATCCTTCTATGAAAATGTACCTGATGATAAAAAGAGCATGACGGTTCAACATTTGATGACTGGTAGGTCTGGTCTGCCTGATTTCTTTGATATCGAAAGTGATTGGGATGCCGATCTAGCTTGGATTGATCGAGAGACGGCGGAACAACGCTTATTAAACATCTCATTAATATTTGAACCGGGTACTAGCCGTGAGCACTCTCATGCTGCTTTTGGGTTACTTGCGGCGATCATTGAGCGTCTATCAGGGATGAGCTATTATGCATTTATCAGAGAACATTTCTTAGATCCAGCTGGAATGAGCCGCACAGGAGAGTATGGGGAGCATCGAGGTTTAGCACTTGAGGATTTTGCTGTGGGTGGGGGACCTGAGATAGTTGGTATTCCGAATATTCCACCAAATTGGGGCCCTACATCTTGGTTAATAAAAGGCAGTGGTGGTATGTATAGCACTCTTGATGACCTTAGAAAATTCTATGACTACGTGTTATCTGGCAAGGTATTGGATAAAGAACATCAACGAAGGTTTCTTGGTGAATCCATTCAGTTAGATGGATCGATGCGAGGCTTTGAATTATTTAGTATTCATGCACCTCAAAAAGACACTGAGCTTTACCTATTTCTTAACAACATCGTGGATATGGGCATGATGCGCGACTATATGCGAGCTTTAGAGAAAATGGTGATGAGCGATGGGGAATAA
- a CDS encoding TrkH family potassium uptake protein has protein sequence MPKSSINAFNRPTIDFLVVMGVLGAFVFFMGFALLLPAGIDLIYGQDTWFSFVVSAGIAFTLGGGLWYMFKPKEELRIREGFLVVSLTWLVLSLVGALPFTISGILPNYTDAVFETMSGLSTTGSTILGGTTTTGIINPSIEDLPKSFLFWRSLAHWLGGMGIIVLSIAILPLLGIGGMQLFQAESPGPTADKLTPRVQETAKLLWVAYVAFTALEFLLLWIHPSMDWFDAINHSMATLATGGFSTKNTSVEAFNSGYIDAVITVFMFLAGINFAMHFRLLRGEFQPFFAHRETRFYTLICLIGIIGVSFSLWFFDGYSILEAIRYGAFQAVSIITTTGFGTDDYELWYSFGAFLLLLFFFTGGSAGSTGGGIKMARWMILIRNSGREIKQIIHPKAILPVRIGDQAISQNIQRTVLSFFILYMFMFAAGAFIIALFGYDIMTSAGASIAALGNIGPGWGEFGPTDSFAKMPYLGKWVMIMLMMIGRLEIFTVLIIFSPSFWKQ, from the coding sequence ATGCCTAAGAGTTCAATCAATGCTTTTAACCGTCCTACCATCGACTTTTTGGTAGTTATGGGGGTACTAGGTGCGTTCGTCTTTTTTATGGGCTTTGCACTTCTATTACCTGCGGGCATCGATTTAATTTATGGGCAAGACACTTGGTTCTCTTTTGTGGTTTCAGCGGGTATAGCCTTCACCCTTGGTGGCGGACTTTGGTATATGTTCAAGCCTAAAGAAGAACTTCGAATACGTGAAGGATTTCTGGTTGTAAGTTTAACATGGCTCGTGCTTTCATTGGTAGGCGCTCTTCCGTTTACAATCTCTGGAATCCTCCCGAACTACACCGATGCCGTTTTTGAAACCATGAGTGGTTTATCCACCACCGGATCTACCATTTTAGGAGGCACCACCACTACAGGTATCATTAACCCATCCATTGAAGACTTACCCAAGAGTTTTCTGTTTTGGCGTTCACTAGCACACTGGTTGGGTGGTATGGGAATCATTGTGTTATCCATCGCTATACTTCCCTTACTTGGAATTGGTGGGATGCAGTTATTTCAAGCCGAGTCCCCCGGGCCTACTGCCGATAAACTAACCCCACGTGTTCAAGAGACTGCAAAGCTGTTATGGGTTGCATACGTGGCCTTTACAGCCCTTGAATTCCTTTTACTATGGATTCATCCTAGTATGGACTGGTTCGACGCTATAAACCATTCTATGGCTACTTTAGCTACAGGAGGGTTCTCTACTAAGAACACCAGTGTAGAAGCCTTCAACAGTGGGTACATCGATGCTGTGATTACCGTATTCATGTTCTTGGCAGGTATCAATTTCGCCATGCACTTTAGATTACTACGCGGTGAATTCCAGCCATTCTTTGCTCATCGTGAAACTCGTTTTTATACCCTGATCTGTTTGATTGGAATTATCGGAGTATCGTTCTCTCTTTGGTTCTTCGATGGATACAGTATTCTTGAAGCCATCCGCTATGGCGCCTTCCAAGCCGTATCCATTATTACTACTACAGGCTTTGGCACCGATGACTACGAACTCTGGTATTCATTCGGAGCTTTTCTACTCCTCCTCTTTTTCTTTACAGGAGGTAGTGCTGGGTCTACCGGTGGTGGAATTAAAATGGCACGATGGATGATCCTAATTCGAAATTCAGGACGTGAGATTAAACAAATCATCCATCCTAAAGCTATTTTACCGGTTCGAATTGGCGACCAAGCAATTTCGCAAAATATTCAACGAACCGTACTTAGTTTCTTCATCTTGTACATGTTCATGTTTGCAGCTGGTGCCTTTATCATAGCCCTGTTTGGCTACGATATCATGACTTCAGCGGGCGCAAGTATTGCTGCACTGGGTAATATTGGCCCGGGTTGGGGAGAATTTGGACCTACCGATAGCTTTGCAAAAATGCCTTATCTAGGAAAATGGGTAATGATTATGCTTATGATGATTGGCCGTTTAGAAATCTTTACCGTGCTAATCATATTCTCACCTTCGTTCTGGAAACAGTAA
- a CDS encoding acyl carrier protein, producing MSQDVESKVKDIIIDKLGVDESEVTADANFTNDLGADSLDTVELIMEFEKEFDVSIPDEDAENIATVGDAVSYLSGKLS from the coding sequence ATGTCACAAGATGTAGAATCAAAAGTAAAAGACATTATCATCGACAAGCTTGGCGTTGATGAATCTGAAGTAACAGCTGACGCTAACTTCACAAACGATCTAGGTGCAGACTCATTAGATACCGTTGAGCTTATCATGGAATTTGAAAAAGAGTTTGATGTAAGTATTCCTGACGAAGACGCTGAGAACATTGCCACTGTAGGAGATGCAGTAAGCTACCTTTCTGGTAAACTCTCTTAA
- a CDS encoding thymidylate synthase — MKAYLDLVQNVLENGVKKENRTGTDTISNFAEFYKVDLSKGFPLLTTKKVFFRSVILELLWYLRGEDHIRWLRDENDCHIWDAWADEDGHVGPIYPVLWRRFPYLEKETVRLEGNGCAFEHETWVRKEFDQVQNAIHMLKTNPNSRRIVVSTWHPGLLGEMALPPCHIMYIFNVANGKLNCHLTQRSGDIALGIPFNLACYSALTMAIAQEVGLEPGTFAHTIVDAHIYENHVDGLKEQLKREPKELPTLEIANKPIDELTFDDFKLHGYDPDPLIKFEVAV, encoded by the coding sequence ATGAAAGCATATCTCGATCTTGTCCAAAATGTATTGGAAAATGGAGTCAAAAAAGAGAACAGAACTGGAACCGATACAATCTCAAATTTTGCTGAATTCTATAAGGTTGATTTGTCAAAAGGTTTTCCGCTATTAACCACTAAAAAGGTTTTTTTTAGATCTGTAATTCTTGAATTGCTTTGGTACTTAAGAGGTGAGGACCATATTCGCTGGCTAAGAGATGAAAACGATTGCCACATTTGGGATGCTTGGGCCGACGAAGACGGACATGTAGGACCTATCTATCCTGTGCTTTGGAGAAGATTCCCTTACTTAGAAAAAGAAACGGTTCGTTTAGAAGGTAATGGTTGTGCTTTTGAGCATGAGACTTGGGTTCGAAAAGAATTTGATCAAGTACAGAATGCCATTCATATGCTTAAAACAAATCCTAATAGTAGAAGGATTGTTGTAAGTACTTGGCACCCTGGATTGTTAGGCGAAATGGCCTTACCACCTTGCCATATCATGTACATCTTTAATGTGGCGAATGGAAAACTAAACTGCCATTTAACGCAACGTTCAGGTGATATCGCATTAGGTATCCCATTTAACTTGGCATGCTATTCAGCGCTGACGATGGCCATTGCTCAAGAAGTGGGTTTAGAGCCTGGTACTTTCGCCCATACTATTGTTGATGCTCACATCTATGAAAACCACGTGGACGGACTAAAGGAACAATTGAAGCGTGAACCCAAAGAGCTTCCAACTTTAGAAATTGCAAATAAGCCTATTGATGAGTTAACATTTGATGATTTCAAATTACATGGATACGACCCTGATCCGCTCATCAAATTTGAGGTTGCAGTATGA
- the fabF gene encoding beta-ketoacyl-ACP synthase II — MTTRRVVVTGIGALTPIGKSAPDFWNGLISGKSGARPIEHFDTTDFATKFAATIPNYDTSDYFERKEGRRLDNVAQYAIIASDEAIADSKVDLDAIDKDRVAVMVGTGIGGMKTFYDQSISLNERGPRGVSPFFIPMLIPDIIAGQISIRHGFRGPNYCVVSACATGSHNIGSAYDAIRYGMADMAVTGGSEAPVTEIGVAGFNSMKAMSTRNDDPEAASRPFDKNRDGFVLGEGAGIFFLEEYEMAKKRGARIYGEIVGYGYSADAYHITAPDPDGGGVMLAMNTALNAAGIKPEDVDHINMHGTSTPLGDIAETNSIKKVFGDHAKNINLNSTKSMTGHTLGAAGAIEGVASLLAIYHGMVPPTINLDDQDPECDLNYTANKAVAREVRYSLNNAFGFGGHNSTLVFKKFEE; from the coding sequence ATGACAACACGTAGAGTCGTTGTAACAGGAATTGGCGCTCTTACCCCTATAGGTAAGAGCGCACCTGATTTTTGGAATGGTTTAATTTCTGGGAAAAGTGGAGCAAGGCCTATCGAACATTTCGATACTACTGATTTTGCTACCAAATTTGCCGCTACAATCCCTAATTACGATACTTCCGATTATTTCGAAAGAAAGGAAGGACGTAGATTAGATAATGTTGCGCAATATGCAATCATTGCCTCTGATGAAGCTATCGCAGATTCTAAAGTAGATCTTGATGCTATTGATAAAGACCGTGTAGCCGTAATGGTGGGTACCGGTATTGGTGGCATGAAGACCTTCTATGACCAGTCCATATCTTTAAACGAGCGTGGACCTCGTGGAGTGTCTCCATTCTTCATTCCAATGTTAATACCAGATATCATTGCTGGCCAAATCTCAATACGTCATGGCTTTAGAGGCCCTAACTATTGTGTGGTTTCAGCCTGTGCTACTGGTTCTCATAACATAGGTTCTGCTTACGATGCTATCCGATATGGTATGGCTGATATGGCAGTAACAGGTGGCTCGGAAGCCCCTGTAACCGAAATAGGAGTGGCTGGCTTTAACTCTATGAAAGCCATGAGTACTCGAAATGATGACCCAGAAGCGGCATCACGTCCATTCGATAAGAACAGAGATGGTTTTGTACTTGGTGAAGGTGCAGGTATCTTTTTCTTAGAAGAATATGAAATGGCTAAAAAGCGTGGAGCTCGCATTTATGGTGAAATCGTAGGCTATGGCTACTCAGCTGATGCTTACCACATTACTGCACCAGATCCTGATGGCGGTGGAGTAATGTTAGCTATGAATACTGCTTTAAACGCCGCTGGCATCAAGCCGGAAGATGTAGACCATATTAATATGCATGGAACTTCTACACCTCTAGGCGATATTGCTGAAACCAATTCGATTAAGAAAGTATTTGGTGATCATGCTAAAAACATCAATTTGAATTCTACAAAATCAATGACTGGGCATACTTTAGGGGCTGCTGGTGCTATTGAAGGTGTGGCTTCATTATTGGCTATTTACCATGGTATGGTTCCTCCAACTATCAATTTGGATGACCAAGACCCAGAGTGCGACTTGAACTACACAGCGAATAAAGCTGTAGCTAGAGAAGTGAGATACTCATTAAACAACGCTTTCGGATTTGGTGGACACAATTCCACATTGGTATTTAAGAAGTTCGAAGAATAA